A genomic region of Bacteroidota bacterium contains the following coding sequences:
- a CDS encoding T9SS type A sorting domain-containing protein — translation DYSVLGAGVMKFDGSSWQQYAKKNTGLADDAVYDMSLSKNGNFWFGTGNGVSKLVYGQSIENSEFNDFSVYPNPSNGLVFIQPTSFEKYTISVYDINGKVVYRSEELNDRRILDLSDQISGLYFLKFVSEKRNSSIKIFLN, via the coding sequence AGATTATTCAGTACTAGGAGCAGGAGTCATGAAATTTGATGGATCGAGCTGGCAACAATATGCTAAAAAGAATACAGGTTTGGCGGATGATGCAGTTTATGATATGTCCTTGTCGAAAAATGGCAATTTTTGGTTTGGGACTGGCAATGGTGTCAGTAAATTAGTTTATGGTCAGTCCATTGAAAACAGTGAATTCAATGACTTTTCAGTCTATCCAAATCCTAGTAATGGCCTGGTATTTATCCAGCCCACATCATTTGAGAAATATACAATTTCGGTTTATGATATAAACGGGAAAGTGGTTTATCGATCCGAGGAATTAAATGATAGGAGGATTTTGGATTTATCGGACCAAATTTCAGGTTTGTATTTTTTAAAGTTTGTATCAGAAAAAAGAAATTCATCAATTAAAATATTCTTAAACTAA